In Streptomyces nojiriensis, one genomic interval encodes:
- a CDS encoding ATP-binding cassette domain-containing protein encodes MVHVSAAPVLALRGVSKRFGAVQALTDVELEIHSGEVVALVGDNGAGKSTLVKTIAGVHPIDEGVIEWEGRPVSIGKPHDAQNLGIATVYQDLALCDNIDVVGNLFLGRELKSFGILDEVEMERRARELLTTLSIRIPSVRIPIASLSGGQRQTVAIARSMLGEPQLVILDEPTAALGVEQTAQVLDLVERLRERGHAVILISHNMADVKAVADKVAVLRLGRNNGVFNVADTSQEEIISAITGATDNAVTRRAARTSEAGK; translated from the coding sequence ATGGTTCATGTGTCCGCTGCGCCCGTGCTGGCGTTGCGAGGGGTCTCGAAGCGGTTCGGCGCCGTTCAGGCCCTGACCGACGTAGAACTCGAGATCCACTCCGGTGAAGTGGTCGCCCTCGTCGGCGACAACGGTGCCGGAAAGTCCACGCTGGTCAAGACGATCGCCGGCGTGCACCCCATCGATGAAGGTGTCATCGAGTGGGAAGGGCGTCCGGTCTCCATCGGCAAGCCCCACGACGCCCAGAACCTGGGCATCGCGACGGTCTACCAGGACCTGGCGCTGTGCGACAACATCGATGTCGTCGGCAACCTCTTCCTCGGCCGCGAGCTCAAGAGCTTCGGCATCCTCGACGAGGTGGAGATGGAGCGGCGCGCCCGCGAGCTCCTGACCACCCTGTCCATCCGGATCCCCAGTGTCCGGATTCCCATCGCGTCACTCTCCGGCGGTCAGCGCCAGACCGTGGCCATCGCCCGTTCCATGCTGGGCGAGCCCCAGCTCGTCATCCTCGACGAGCCCACCGCCGCCCTCGGCGTCGAGCAGACCGCACAGGTTCTCGACCTGGTGGAGCGGCTGCGCGAGCGCGGCCACGCCGTCATCCTCATCAGCCACAACATGGCCGATGTGAAGGCCGTCGCCGACAAGGTGGCGGTCCTGCGGCTGGGCCGCAACAACGGTGTCTTCAACGTCGCCGACACCTCGCAGGAAGAGATCATCTCCGCCATCACCGGTGCCACGGACAACGCCGTGACCCGCCGGGCGGCCCGCACCTCGGAGGCCGGCAAGTGA
- a CDS encoding sugar ABC transporter permease — protein MDKGSVDRQEHIDPVNPAAAHDAIPAVDPRLLVREEGLAGYVGEFKRKMKAGDLGSLPVVIGLIVIWSIFQGLNSNFLSPENLTNIAITMTGTGMIAIGIIFVLLLGEIDLSVGSVSGVSGAVVAVLAVTHGVNEWLAILAAVAGGALIGCIHGFFFAKIGAPAFAVTLSGLLFWLGAMLQILGSNGTINIDSDGVVGKLTTYFFSDVAVAYGLAALAVAGYFIAAFLDARRREAAGMPSRPLAEILLRTGLLALCTFGPAVLFNQYKGLPLAVVLFLLALVVTDFLLRRTTFGRNVFALGGSVEASRRAGINVTRIRITVFAISSTFAAIGGLFWASKIAAANQSAGAGDLLMNVIAAAVIGGTSLFGGRGRTWNALLGVMVIVSIQYGLALEGIATPIQYMITGAVLLATVVIDSVTRKTQKTAGRA, from the coding sequence CTGGACAAGGGCTCCGTCGACCGGCAGGAGCACATCGACCCGGTCAACCCGGCGGCCGCGCACGACGCGATCCCGGCCGTGGACCCCCGCCTGCTCGTCAGGGAGGAGGGGCTCGCCGGGTACGTGGGCGAGTTCAAGCGCAAGATGAAGGCCGGCGACCTGGGCTCCCTCCCGGTCGTCATCGGCCTGATCGTGATCTGGTCGATCTTCCAGGGGCTGAACTCGAACTTCCTCTCCCCGGAGAACCTCACCAACATCGCGATCACGATGACCGGCACGGGCATGATCGCCATCGGCATCATCTTCGTGCTGCTGCTCGGCGAGATCGACCTCTCGGTCGGCTCGGTCAGCGGTGTCTCGGGTGCCGTCGTCGCCGTCCTCGCCGTCACCCACGGCGTGAACGAATGGCTGGCCATCCTCGCGGCCGTGGCGGGAGGCGCCCTGATCGGCTGCATCCACGGCTTCTTCTTCGCCAAGATCGGTGCTCCGGCCTTCGCCGTCACCCTGTCGGGCCTGCTCTTCTGGCTCGGCGCGATGCTGCAGATCCTCGGCAGCAACGGCACGATCAACATCGACTCCGACGGCGTGGTCGGCAAGCTGACCACGTACTTCTTCTCGGACGTGGCCGTCGCCTACGGGCTGGCCGCGCTCGCGGTGGCCGGCTACTTCATCGCGGCCTTCCTCGATGCGAGGCGCCGCGAGGCCGCCGGGATGCCCTCCCGGCCGCTCGCCGAGATCCTGCTGCGCACCGGCCTGCTCGCACTGTGCACCTTCGGCCCCGCCGTACTGTTCAACCAGTACAAGGGCCTGCCGCTCGCGGTGGTGCTCTTCCTGCTGGCCCTGGTCGTCACGGACTTCCTGCTGCGCCGCACGACCTTCGGGCGAAACGTTTTCGCACTGGGTGGCAGCGTCGAGGCCTCCCGGCGTGCGGGCATCAACGTCACCCGGATCCGGATCACGGTCTTCGCGATCTCCAGCACCTTCGCGGCGATCGGCGGCCTGTTCTGGGCCTCCAAGATCGCGGCGGCCAACCAGAGCGCCGGTGCCGGCGACCTGCTGATGAACGTGATCGCGGCGGCCGTCATCGGCGGCACCAGCCTCTTCGGCGGCCGGGGCCGGACCTGGAACGCCCTCCTCGGCGTCATGGTCATCGTCTCGATCCAGTACGGTCTGGCTCTGGAAGGCATTGCGACGCCGATCCAGTACATGATCACCGGCGCGGTGCTGCTGGCGACCGTGGTGATCGACTCGGTGACGCGCAAGACCCAGAAGACGGCCGGACGCGCCTGA
- a CDS encoding sugar ABC transporter substrate-binding protein, translating into MNTRMRRAAVAVAAGAMAVSLAACGSAKEAGDTTKASSGAAKGDEIKVGLLLPENQTARYEKFDKPLIEKKVAELTGGKGKVVYANAKQDATTQNSQVDTMITNKVDVLIVDAVDSKAIAGSVKKAKDAGIPVVAYDRLAEGPIDAYTSFDNEEVGKVQGKALLEALGDKAKDGQIVMMNGSVTDPNAKLFKSGAHSELDGKVNVGKEYDTVEWKPENANTNMAAALSALGKDKVVGVYSANDGMAGGIITALKAAGVSPLPPVTGQDAELAGVQRIVAGEQFMSVYKPYAPEAEAAAKMAVALAKGGKADGSTSTVDSPTTKGVAAVLIPVVSLTKANIKDTVVKDGVYSVDEICTDKYAAACAAAGLK; encoded by the coding sequence ATGAACACGCGTATGCGCAGAGCCGCCGTAGCTGTCGCCGCTGGTGCCATGGCCGTTTCGCTCGCCGCTTGCGGCAGTGCGAAGGAGGCCGGCGACACGACGAAGGCGTCCTCCGGCGCTGCCAAGGGCGATGAGATCAAGGTCGGTCTGCTCCTGCCGGAGAACCAGACCGCGCGTTACGAGAAGTTCGACAAGCCGCTGATCGAGAAGAAGGTCGCCGAGCTCACCGGTGGCAAGGGCAAGGTCGTCTACGCCAACGCCAAGCAGGACGCGACCACGCAGAACTCCCAGGTCGACACGATGATCACCAACAAGGTGGACGTCCTGATCGTCGACGCTGTGGACTCCAAGGCCATCGCCGGCTCGGTCAAGAAGGCCAAGGACGCCGGCATCCCGGTCGTCGCCTACGACCGCCTGGCCGAGGGCCCGATCGACGCGTACACCTCCTTCGACAACGAAGAGGTCGGCAAGGTCCAGGGCAAGGCCCTGCTGGAGGCGCTGGGCGACAAGGCCAAGGACGGCCAGATCGTCATGATGAACGGTTCGGTCACCGACCCGAACGCCAAGCTCTTCAAGTCCGGCGCCCACTCCGAGCTCGACGGCAAGGTGAACGTCGGCAAGGAGTACGACACCGTCGAGTGGAAGCCGGAGAACGCCAACACCAACATGGCGGCCGCGCTCTCCGCGCTCGGCAAGGACAAGGTCGTCGGCGTCTACTCCGCCAACGACGGCATGGCCGGCGGCATCATCACCGCCCTCAAGGCCGCCGGCGTCTCCCCCCTGCCGCCGGTCACCGGCCAGGACGCGGAACTCGCCGGTGTGCAGCGGATCGTCGCGGGCGAGCAGTTCATGAGCGTCTACAAGCCGTACGCCCCCGAGGCCGAGGCCGCCGCGAAGATGGCCGTCGCCCTCGCCAAGGGCGGGAAGGCCGATGGCTCCACGTCCACGGTCGACAGCCCGACCACCAAGGGCGTCGCAGCCGTCCTGATCCCGGTCGTCTCGCTCACCAAGGCCAACATCAAGGACACCGTCGTCAAGGACGGCGTCTACTCGGTGGACGAGATCTGCACCGACAAGTACGCGGCGGCCTGCGCCGCCGCCGGCCTGAAGTAG
- a CDS encoding class I SAM-dependent methyltransferase: protein MTHSQEHRFDAWTAGAGYERYMGRWSRPVAERFTQWLGRPERLRWLDVGCGTGGLSAAVAAGCRPREVLAVDRSPGYAGWARAAATAGTHVCVADAMALPVRDGACDAVVSGLTLNFLEPPAAAVAEMVRSVRAGGLVAAYVWDYAGGMDLLRLFWGAAVLADPSAAALDERRRFPLCRPDALRALWTGAGLGEVELAPIEVSLVFADFADLWEPFLTGQGPAPGYLAALSAAGREKVRGALRAAVPCGPDGSVALTARAWAVRGRRAG, encoded by the coding sequence ATGACGCACAGCCAGGAGCACCGGTTCGACGCGTGGACGGCCGGTGCCGGCTACGAGCGGTACATGGGCCGGTGGAGCCGCCCCGTCGCGGAGCGGTTCACACAGTGGCTCGGCCGCCCGGAGCGGCTGCGGTGGCTCGACGTCGGCTGCGGCACCGGCGGGCTGTCGGCCGCGGTGGCCGCCGGGTGCCGGCCCCGTGAGGTCCTGGCGGTCGACCGGTCACCGGGGTACGCCGGCTGGGCGCGGGCAGCCGCCACGGCGGGGACCCACGTCTGCGTGGCGGACGCGATGGCCCTGCCCGTGCGCGACGGGGCGTGCGACGCGGTGGTCAGCGGCCTGACCCTGAACTTCCTCGAGCCGCCCGCCGCGGCCGTCGCCGAGATGGTCCGCTCGGTCCGCGCGGGCGGCCTGGTCGCGGCGTACGTGTGGGACTACGCGGGCGGCATGGACCTGCTGCGGCTCTTCTGGGGCGCGGCGGTCCTGGCGGACCCGTCCGCGGCCGCGCTGGACGAGCGCCGACGCTTCCCGCTGTGCCGTCCGGACGCCCTGCGCGCGCTGTGGACGGGGGCGGGACTCGGCGAGGTGGAGCTCGCCCCGATCGAGGTGTCCCTGGTGTTCGCCGACTTCGCGGACCTGTGGGAGCCGTTCCTGACCGGGCAGGGTCCGGCCCCCGGATATCTCGCCGCCCTGTCCGCGGCCGGCCGGGAGAAGGTAAGGGGCGCGCTCCGTGCGGCCGTTCCGTGCGGCCCGGACGGATCCGTCGCGCTCACCGCCCGGGCCTGGGCGGTGCGGGGGCGGCGCGCCGGGTGA
- a CDS encoding 3-hydroxyacyl-CoA dehydrogenase NAD-binding domain-containing protein, protein MSTTAELLKGAAELFPDEVVTSAHVRHLDLPFGAGRFALITLDNGFDHTKPTTFGPQSLANLNAAIDQVEQEAIAGSIVGAGITGKPFIFAVGADLKGVELLKKHDEALAIGKGGHDVFKRLSALAVPTFAYYNGAAMGGGVEVGLHCSYRTVSKAIPAFSLPEVFLGLVPGWGGCAILPNLIGAERAVSVIIENSLNQNKQLRGKQVFDLGIADALFEGADFLEQSLLWTANVLNGTTEVVRADIDRGEAWDAAVVKGRAIADSKVHGAAPAAYRALEIIAAAKSGDLQAGFDAEDTALADLIMGGELRSGIYAFNLVQKRAKRPAGAPDKSLARPVTKVGVVGAGLMASQLALLFLRRLEVPVVLTDIDQERVDKGVGYVHAEIQKLLGKGRINQDKANRLTALVTGVLDKAEGFADADFIIEAVFEEMSVKQKVFAEVEAVAPAHAILATNTSSLSVSEMASKLQHPERVVGFHFFNPVAILPLLEIVRGEQTDDASLATAFGVAKKLKKTAVLTKDAPAFVVNRILTRFMGEIQNVIDEGTPVVTAEKAIEPLGLPMSPLVLLELVGPAIGLHVSETLNRAFPERFTVSPNLAAVVKAGKRGFYVYNAENGFKPELDPEVAALLVQGDSVLTEEQVRDRVLDAVAQEIGLMLEEGVVAEAQDIDLCLITGAGWPFHLGGITPYLDREGVSERVNGKKFLAPGLASVPA, encoded by the coding sequence GTGAGCACCACCGCTGAGCTCCTGAAGGGCGCGGCCGAGCTGTTCCCGGACGAGGTCGTCACGTCCGCGCACGTCCGCCACCTGGACCTGCCGTTCGGCGCCGGGCGCTTCGCGCTCATCACGCTGGACAACGGCTTCGACCACACCAAGCCGACCACCTTCGGCCCGCAGTCGCTCGCCAACCTGAACGCGGCGATCGACCAGGTCGAGCAGGAGGCCATCGCGGGCTCCATCGTCGGCGCGGGCATCACCGGCAAGCCGTTCATCTTCGCGGTCGGCGCCGACCTCAAGGGTGTCGAGCTGCTGAAGAAGCACGACGAGGCGCTCGCCATCGGCAAGGGCGGCCACGACGTCTTCAAGCGCCTCTCGGCACTGGCGGTCCCGACCTTCGCGTACTACAACGGCGCGGCCATGGGCGGCGGCGTCGAGGTCGGCCTGCACTGCTCCTACCGCACCGTCTCGAAGGCCATCCCGGCCTTCTCGCTGCCCGAGGTCTTCCTCGGCCTGGTTCCCGGCTGGGGCGGCTGCGCCATCCTGCCGAACCTGATCGGCGCCGAGCGCGCGGTCTCGGTGATCATCGAGAACTCGCTCAACCAGAACAAGCAGCTGCGCGGCAAGCAGGTCTTCGACCTGGGCATCGCCGACGCGCTGTTCGAGGGCGCGGACTTCCTGGAGCAGTCGCTCCTGTGGACCGCGAACGTCCTGAACGGCACCACCGAGGTCGTCCGCGCGGACATCGACCGCGGCGAGGCCTGGGACGCGGCCGTCGTCAAGGGCCGCGCCATCGCGGACTCCAAGGTGCACGGCGCCGCTCCGGCCGCCTACCGCGCGCTGGAGATCATCGCCGCGGCCAAGTCCGGCGACCTCCAGGCCGGCTTCGACGCCGAGGACACGGCGCTGGCCGACCTCATCATGGGCGGCGAGCTGCGCTCGGGCATCTACGCCTTCAACCTGGTGCAGAAGCGCGCCAAGCGCCCGGCGGGTGCCCCGGACAAGTCCCTGGCCCGTCCGGTCACCAAGGTCGGCGTCGTCGGTGCGGGCCTGATGGCCTCGCAGCTGGCGCTGCTCTTCCTGCGCCGCCTGGAGGTGCCGGTGGTCCTCACCGACATCGACCAGGAGCGCGTGGACAAGGGTGTGGGCTACGTCCACGCCGAGATCCAGAAGCTGCTCGGCAAGGGCCGCATCAACCAGGACAAGGCCAACCGCCTGACCGCCCTGGTGACCGGCGTCCTGGACAAGGCCGAGGGCTTCGCGGACGCGGACTTCATCATCGAGGCCGTGTTCGAGGAGATGTCCGTCAAGCAGAAGGTGTTCGCGGAGGTCGAGGCGGTCGCCCCGGCGCACGCGATCCTCGCCACCAACACCTCCTCGCTGTCGGTGTCGGAGATGGCCTCCAAGCTCCAGCACCCGGAGCGCGTGGTCGGCTTCCACTTCTTCAACCCGGTCGCGATCCTCCCGCTGCTGGAGATCGTCCGCGGTGAGCAGACCGACGACGCCTCGCTGGCCACGGCCTTCGGTGTCGCCAAGAAGCTGAAGAAGACCGCGGTCCTCACCAAGGACGCCCCGGCGTTCGTCGTGAACCGCATCCTGACCCGCTTCATGGGCGAGATCCAGAACGTCATCGACGAGGGCACCCCGGTCGTCACGGCGGAGAAGGCCATCGAGCCGCTCGGCCTGCCGATGTCCCCGCTGGTGCTGCTGGAGCTCGTGGGCCCGGCGATCGGTCTGCACGTCTCCGAGACCCTGAACCGCGCCTTCCCGGAGCGCTTCACCGTCTCCCCGAACCTCGCTGCGGTCGTCAAGGCCGGCAAGCGCGGCTTCTACGTCTACAACGCGGAGAACGGCTTCAAGCCGGAGCTCGACCCCGAGGTCGCCGCCCTCCTGGTGCAGGGCGACTCCGTCCTGACGGAGGAGCAGGTCCGCGACCGCGTCCTGGACGCGGTGGCGCAGGAGATCGGCCTGATGCTGGAGGAGGGTGTCGTGGCCGAGGCCCAGGACATCGACCTCTGCCTCATCACGGGCGCCGGCTGGCCCTTCCACCTGGGCGGCATCACGCCGTACCTGGACCGCGAGGGCGTCTCGGAGCGCGTGAACGGCAAGAAGTTCCTCGCCCCCGGCCTGGCGAGCGTCCCGGCCTAG
- the dxs gene encoding 1-deoxy-D-xylulose-5-phosphate synthase: MLLTRIKGPRDLDRLSQEELDQLAAEIRSFLVDAVSKTGGHLGPNLGVVELTIALHRVFDSPKDKVLFDTGHQAYVHKLLTGRQDFAGLRTKNGLSGYPSRAESDHDVIENSHASTVLGWADGLAKANEVLGREDHHVAAVIGDGALTGGMAWEALNNIAAAKDRPLVIVVNDNERSYGPTIGGLANHLATLRTTDGYERFLARGKEILERTPVVGKPLFETLHGAKKGLKDFIAPQGMFEDLGLKYIGPIDGHDIEALESALQRAKRFSGPVIVHCLTQKGRGYTPALEHEADRFHAVGVIHPDTGLPVKTAAASWTSVFADEMVKLGHEREDIVGITAAMLHPVGLNKFAEAFPNRIYDVGIAEQHGATSAAGLATGGVHPVFAVYATFLNRAFDQVLMDVALHKCGVTFVLDRAGVTGDDGASHNGMWDMSILQVVPGLRLAAPRDAEQLRAQLREAVEVKDAPTVVRYSKGVVGPAVPAVGRIGGMDVLRRPADEVTRPDVLLVSVGALAPMCLEIADLLDKQGISTTVVDPRWVKPVDEALAPLADRHRVVVTVEDNGRTGGVGAAVSQALRDAGVDVPLRDFGIPQRFLDHALRKEIMAEIGLTAPDIARQVTGLVAKLDGRYESEPAAAVD; encoded by the coding sequence GTGCTGCTGACCCGCATCAAGGGACCGCGCGATCTGGACCGGCTCAGCCAGGAGGAGCTCGACCAGCTCGCGGCCGAGATCAGGTCCTTCCTCGTCGACGCCGTCTCCAAGACCGGCGGGCACCTCGGCCCCAACCTCGGGGTGGTCGAACTGACGATCGCCCTGCACCGGGTCTTCGACTCGCCCAAGGACAAGGTCCTCTTCGACACCGGCCACCAGGCCTATGTCCACAAGCTGCTCACGGGCCGCCAGGACTTCGCCGGCCTGCGCACCAAGAACGGCCTGTCGGGTTACCCCTCGCGCGCCGAGTCCGACCACGACGTGATCGAGAACTCGCACGCCTCCACCGTGCTCGGCTGGGCCGACGGCCTGGCCAAGGCCAACGAGGTGCTGGGCCGCGAGGACCACCACGTCGCCGCCGTCATCGGCGACGGCGCGCTGACCGGTGGCATGGCCTGGGAGGCGCTGAACAACATCGCCGCCGCCAAGGACCGCCCGCTGGTCATCGTCGTCAACGACAACGAGCGCTCGTACGGCCCCACCATCGGCGGCCTCGCCAACCACCTGGCGACCCTGCGCACCACGGACGGCTACGAGCGCTTCCTGGCCCGCGGCAAGGAGATCCTGGAGCGCACCCCGGTCGTCGGGAAGCCGCTCTTCGAGACCCTGCACGGTGCCAAGAAGGGCCTCAAGGACTTCATCGCCCCGCAGGGCATGTTCGAGGACCTCGGGCTCAAGTACATCGGGCCCATCGACGGCCACGACATCGAGGCCCTGGAGTCCGCCCTGCAGCGCGCCAAGCGCTTCAGCGGACCGGTCATCGTGCACTGCCTCACCCAGAAGGGCCGCGGCTACACCCCGGCCCTGGAGCACGAGGCGGACCGCTTCCACGCGGTCGGCGTGATCCACCCGGACACCGGCCTGCCGGTGAAGACCGCCGCCGCCAGCTGGACCTCCGTCTTCGCCGACGAGATGGTCAAGCTCGGCCACGAGCGCGAGGACATCGTCGGCATCACCGCCGCCATGCTCCACCCGGTCGGCCTCAACAAGTTCGCCGAGGCCTTCCCGAACCGGATCTACGACGTGGGCATCGCCGAGCAGCACGGCGCCACCTCGGCGGCGGGCCTGGCCACCGGCGGGGTCCACCCGGTCTTCGCGGTGTACGCGACCTTCCTCAACCGTGCCTTCGACCAGGTCCTGATGGACGTGGCCCTGCACAAGTGCGGTGTCACCTTCGTCCTGGACCGCGCCGGTGTCACCGGCGACGACGGCGCCTCCCACAACGGCATGTGGGACATGTCCATCCTGCAGGTCGTCCCCGGCCTGCGGCTCGCCGCGCCGCGCGACGCCGAGCAGCTGCGCGCCCAGCTCCGCGAGGCCGTCGAGGTCAAGGACGCCCCGACCGTCGTGCGCTACTCCAAGGGCGTCGTCGGCCCGGCCGTACCGGCCGTCGGCCGGATCGGCGGCATGGACGTGCTGCGCCGTCCGGCCGACGAGGTCACCCGTCCGGACGTACTGCTCGTCTCGGTCGGTGCGCTCGCCCCGATGTGCCTGGAGATCGCCGACCTGCTGGACAAGCAGGGCATCTCCACGACCGTGGTCGACCCCCGCTGGGTCAAGCCCGTGGACGAGGCCCTGGCCCCGCTCGCGGACCGGCACCGCGTGGTCGTCACCGTCGAGGACAACGGCCGTACCGGCGGTGTGGGCGCCGCCGTCTCGCAGGCCCTGCGGGACGCGGGTGTCGACGTACCGCTGCGTGACTTCGGCATCCCACAGCGCTTCCTCGACCACGCCCTCCGCAAGGAGATCATGGCCGAGATCGGCCTGACCGCGCCGGACATCGCCCGGCAGGTCACCGGCCTGGTCGCCAAGCTGGACGGCCGCTACGAAAGCGAGCCGGCCGCCGCCGTCGACTAG
- a CDS encoding LCP family protein encodes MTEKHARPRRRRRILRITLLLVAVLILGTAGAGWWTYSHLNSNIDSVDLDQAIGDNRPAKVVANAQNILVLGSDSRAGANGDLDHGDVSGARSDTAMLVHIPEGRAKATAVSIPRDTLITRPECKDGDGKTLPSAKRVMFNSVYSLAGPACVVNTVEQLSGVRVDHFVEVDFAGFKGLVDALGGVTVTLDKPMSGAKGGLKLDAGTHRLDGTDSLKFVRTRYGYGDGSDLGRIGLQQQFMLAMLSEIKKQDALGNPARLYKLADAGTKSLTTDSDLGSLTALADFAQSMKGVNPETMETIMLPVAYDKVDPNRVIVAEPQATQLWDAIRKDQPVPASAKNSPAKG; translated from the coding sequence ATGACGGAAAAGCACGCGCGGCCCAGACGCCGCCGCCGCATTCTGCGGATCACCCTGCTGCTGGTCGCCGTGCTGATCCTGGGCACGGCCGGGGCCGGCTGGTGGACGTACAGCCACCTCAACTCCAACATCGACAGCGTCGACCTGGACCAGGCGATCGGCGACAACCGGCCCGCGAAGGTCGTCGCGAACGCCCAGAACATCCTGGTGCTCGGCTCCGACTCGCGCGCCGGGGCCAATGGCGATCTCGACCACGGCGATGTCAGCGGTGCCCGCTCGGACACCGCGATGCTGGTGCACATACCCGAGGGCCGGGCCAAGGCCACCGCGGTGAGCATCCCCCGCGACACCCTGATCACCCGGCCCGAGTGCAAGGACGGGGACGGCAAGACGCTGCCGTCCGCCAAGCGGGTCATGTTCAACTCCGTCTACTCGCTCGCCGGCCCGGCCTGCGTGGTCAACACGGTGGAGCAGCTGTCCGGCGTCCGCGTGGACCACTTCGTCGAGGTCGACTTCGCCGGCTTCAAGGGCCTGGTCGACGCGCTGGGCGGGGTCACCGTCACCCTGGACAAGCCGATGAGCGGCGCCAAGGGCGGCCTGAAGCTCGACGCCGGCACGCACCGGCTGGACGGCACCGACTCGCTGAAGTTCGTCCGTACCCGCTACGGCTACGGCGACGGCAGCGACCTCGGACGCATAGGCCTCCAGCAGCAGTTCATGCTGGCGATGCTGTCCGAGATCAAGAAGCAGGACGCCCTCGGCAACCCGGCGCGGCTCTACAAGCTCGCGGACGCCGGCACCAAATCGCTGACCACCGACTCCGACCTCGGCTCGCTCACGGCGCTCGCGGACTTCGCGCAGAGCATGAAGGGCGTGAACCCGGAGACGATGGAGACGATCATGCTGCCGGTCGCCTACGACAAGGTGGACCCCAACCGCGTGATCGTGGCCGAGCCGCAGGCGACGCAGCTGTGGGACGCCATCCGCAAGGACCAGCCGGTCCCGGCCTCGGCGAAGAACTCCCCCGCCAAGGGCTGA
- a CDS encoding amino acid permease codes for MSKDLNSPFRTKTVEQSIRDTEEPEHALRKSLSAWDLTVFGVGVIIGTGIFVLTGIAARNNAGPATALAFVAAGIVCALAALCYAEFASTVPVAGSAYTFSYASIGELPAWIIGWDLVLEFALGTAVVAVGWSGYVRHLMDTNLGWTLPTSLSGPDAGGHFDLLAFLLVLVLTWILVVGTKLSARITAVVVAIKVTVVLLVIIAGLFFIKADNYSPFIPPAQPQAEGVSGWHSPLVQLLFGYEPTNFGVMGIFTAASLIFFAFIGFDVVATAAEETKNPQRDMPRGILGSLLVCTVLYVAVTLVVTGMQKYSEMSPTAPLAEAFKSVNQPFFSGAISLGASVGLITVCMILLLGQTRVFFAMSRDGLLPRVFSVTHPKYRTPYRATMLLGGIIAVVAGFTSLETLAELVNIGTLFAFVVVALGVIILRKSRPDLHRAFRTPWVPFVPIVSIAASFWLMLNLPAETWLRFGIWMAIGIIVYFSYGYRNSRLHKVGQEAEF; via the coding sequence GTGAGCAAGGATCTGAACAGCCCATTCCGTACCAAGACGGTGGAGCAGTCCATCCGCGACACGGAGGAGCCGGAACACGCGCTCCGGAAGTCGCTTTCCGCCTGGGACCTCACGGTCTTCGGTGTGGGCGTCATCATCGGCACCGGCATCTTCGTCCTCACGGGCATCGCCGCCCGGAACAACGCCGGTCCCGCCACCGCCCTGGCCTTCGTTGCCGCGGGCATCGTCTGCGCCCTGGCTGCGCTCTGCTACGCCGAGTTCGCGTCCACCGTCCCGGTGGCCGGATCGGCGTACACGTTCTCGTACGCCTCGATCGGAGAGCTGCCCGCCTGGATCATCGGCTGGGACCTGGTGCTGGAGTTCGCACTCGGCACGGCCGTCGTCGCGGTCGGCTGGTCGGGGTACGTGCGCCACCTCATGGACACCAACCTCGGCTGGACCCTGCCGACCTCCCTGTCCGGCCCCGATGCCGGCGGGCACTTCGACCTGCTGGCGTTCCTGCTGGTCCTGGTGCTGACGTGGATCCTGGTCGTCGGGACGAAGCTCTCGGCCCGCATCACCGCGGTCGTCGTCGCCATCAAGGTCACGGTCGTGCTGCTGGTCATCATCGCGGGCCTGTTCTTCATCAAGGCCGACAACTACTCGCCGTTCATCCCGCCGGCCCAGCCACAGGCCGAGGGCGTCAGCGGCTGGCACTCACCCCTGGTCCAGTTGCTCTTCGGCTACGAGCCCACGAACTTCGGCGTCATGGGCATCTTCACGGCGGCCTCGCTCATCTTCTTCGCCTTCATCGGCTTCGACGTGGTGGCGACGGCGGCCGAGGAGACCAAGAACCCCCAGCGGGACATGCCGCGCGGCATCCTCGGCTCGCTCCTGGTCTGCACGGTGCTCTACGTCGCCGTGACCCTGGTGGTCACCGGCATGCAGAAGTACTCGGAGATGTCCCCGACCGCGCCCCTCGCCGAAGCCTTCAAATCGGTGAACCAGCCGTTCTTCTCGGGTGCCATCAGCCTGGGCGCGTCCGTCGGTCTGATCACCGTGTGCATGATCCTGCTGCTCGGTCAGACCCGCGTGTTCTTCGCGATGAGCCGTGACGGACTGCTGCCCCGGGTCTTCTCCGTGACGCACCCGAAGTACCGCACCCCCTACCGGGCGACCATGCTGCTCGGCGGGATCATCGCGGTCGTCGCGGGCTTCACCAGCCTGGAGACCCTCGCGGAACTGGTGAACATCGGCACCCTGTTCGCCTTCGTGGTGGTCGCCCTCGGCGTGATCATCCTCCGCAAGAGCCGCCCCGACCTGCACCGGGCCTTCCGGACCCCGTGGGTGCCGTTCGTGCCGATCGTGTCGATCGCGGCCTCGTTCTGGCTGATGCTCAACCTGCCGGCCGAGACCTGGCTGCGCTTCGGCATCTGGATGGCCATCGGCATCATCGTCTACTTCTCCTACGGCTACCGCAACAGCCGTCTGCACAAGGTCGGCCAGGAAGCGGAGTTCTAG